The nucleotide window ttataaaatatatagaagTGCCATCGTGTATACAATATAAGGATAAGTTTCATGCAATCAAGAATAGTGTTCTTACAATTCTGCCAATCCAGTAAGGTTTGAAATTGTATCTGGAATATGTCCAGATAACTTATTCCCTTTCAACAACCTGGATCACAAATGAGATCATCACGTGAGAAACTCGTTCTAGTACTACCCCCGGTTACAATAACTTTCATTTTAACTTTTGTTTAGTACATTCATAAATTTATGTATCTTGATACAGATTGTATTGATGTTATTGTGAATTGGAAGGAGCATCCTTTTTAGACATTAAGGAGGAAAAGGCCTTGGAAAAAGTACAGATGCTTTAGACTTGAAAGTCGGCCCCAAGTAGCCGGGACAGAACCACTGAAATTATTGTCAGCAAGATTAAGATATTCGAGGCGCGTTAAGTTGGCGATGTAGTCAGGTAAAGGGCCTGCAAGATTGTTGTCCTGCAACTCCCTGCATGTAGAAAGAGTACCCCACCAGGTTACTTTTATGTACCAATAAGTCAATAACATTtgatcaaacacttggtgagcACTTTATATATGAACAATAACATTTACAGCATACAGGAAAATGTACTTGAGATAAGTTATGGTAATCTGATTCATGGATTCGTACAATATCAGAATTATCAAATctcataaaaaatatgaatctATGACGGTAACAACATACAAGCTAACCAAGTATTTCAATTTGGCAATTGAGGGAGAAAGTGTTCCAGAAAATCCTTTTGATGCCAAGTTCCTGCAAGAAGAAACTAATGCATTGTCAAAACtcagaataaagaaaaagaaagggaacacaaaaaaaaaatgaatatatacAGATTTTGAACCTACAGAGATATAACATGTTTGTTGCTACAATCAACATTAGACCAGCTATAGCAGGGGCTCACAAAAAAACTATTCCAatctttaatttgattattGGAATCATTGAGGGCCCTCAGAAATTCAATCAATGCTTCCCCTGTATATATATGAACATCCAAAATTGACAAGTGTTAACATAAATATGGATGAATTAATCGTATCTTTATATTGAAAATGAGTTGTTAATAACTCCAATCAATTTATGCCACATAGGttaaagtaattttattataacaCTCGTTAATAATTTGTAATTCAATTAACACATCAGTGTAAGAGTTATACTTATAATGTATGCTTAGAACCCTAATAATTTTTCAATAAGAATTTAACTCACGTggacaaatttaattaattaccttCCACATCAGGATCTGTGATTGGATAACTGTGCCTCAATACACTCAGAAATATCAACCaacttgaaaatattttgagttGAAACATATTAGAAACTTCGCctgaaaaaattagaaaaaatcagCTTAGTTAAATTAGAGGTTCCAAGAGGATTAAAAAAgttgacaaatttttttattaagattaaCTATttcaaacacaaaaaattaaacaaggtaatgatttgataaaataatacaaGTTTTCATGCAACTTATTAGAGTGACAAGTAAATGATTAAATTTATTTGTAACTTTGCaatttaatgaaataaattACAAACTTTGTAACCATGCAAATAAGTACTTCAATTCATTGATGAGAATCAGTATCAGCATAGATATGAAAGTGACAAAACTTATATTACCAGTTTGAGTCAAATATTATGCTTGaatttgcagaagaagaagcagcagcagcaaagagtagaatgaatgaatgatgcAACAAAGATCAAAGTGATAAATTGAGTCACCTGAGGTATATGGTTGTTGGTTGAGTGCATAATAGGGGGCCCACATGCCAATGACAAAAACCGAATcataactaaatttaaatatatacaaattcaAGTTTAACACCTAGCCTacacataaaattaaaattaattgttcTATATAACtttactaaatttataattaagttttcatatttttttatttgagactTTATATTGCTTCTAATGttgtaattagaatttttttatgtcaaaaatattaaaattaacggaATATTTATCTCAAAAAATATGTAGTTAATATTTTActtaagtttttaattataaatacttttaatttataaaaaaatattcagttaaTTCTAATATCTTTTAGACTAAAAAAAGgatctaattacaaattaaaaacagtgtaaaaacttaattaaaaggaaaaagatataaaaaactaattacAAAATTGGTAAATATAgaccaatagaataattaaagttaaaaaaattaataatactattCCCACACCTTACACTTTTGgtatttgtataaaaatatagatattattaattaattaattagatatttaaattattatttaattaataaaaagagtACTTGGTAATTATTAAGAAAACACTAATATTAATTGAGGAGTGTTAAGAACCAGCACTTTTGTTAAATTATGGCCAGCATTTAACCatcaaaagaaaattgaatgatTCTACATCATTAGATGTAATtttacaccattaaaaatatcattaatggctaaaaattacaaaatctgcTAGTCCCTTAAACTTTctcatattaattattataaaagatacagacgaaatgaaattgaaaaaagaaaattgttataATTAAAACTAGATGTATAATATAGTTTAGATTTTGCTTAAAAAGTTAGAAAAACTTGTTaacttttttcaaaagaaactTAAGTTTTGTATTAGAAATTAGAAAATCTAAGGGCTTgtttggttttttattttatttcttgttcttatttttagtatttcttagttttagatgttttaatgaaaaagtaaataattaaaaaaagaaaatattgaaaataaaagtatgaataaaatattttcaatgtattaaataatagaaaatataaaattatccctttttttaatattctcaatagGTATCAAAAGAATATTTATGAACAAAATCATTATTGTATTATACATTATTTAGGGCATATCTAAATAAAGTATCACACATTAGACATAAGAGTTGAAACATAAAGTATTGACTTACAAGGAAGGTGAACTCTAAATAAAGGGAAACCGAGAACatgttcttttctttgtttttcactttttcctttgaaaaagttgaaaacaaaatgggattttatttagttatagTGAGAGGGTGAATGGGCATTAGTAGTGGGCGAGAATGAGAATCCCACTAAACttgagtgatttttattttGACCTGTGAATCCACTCAACGGTGGATAAAAATCTAgtgaatcacacttttcatactttagattttatttttgataaaaggATAAATTTTTACGTCTCTTCAATATAAAAAACTTTTTGACTGTCTTAAATCATCTATGTTATTGTCAATCATAAAATTTGTGAACTCATAAAACTCATAAATCATCTATGGAACCGGGAGATTAAACATAAATTTTAGAGAAGCAAATAGTTGTGTGGATAAGGTCCTGGGTacaattcatattttttataatttacttTAGATTGTTTGTTTGGACGTTGGATTTATTgtttatcaaaaaatataaaaaaattgttattattattgttatattaataaaaataattattttttatatttattctgtGAATTTTATGGTTGATATTATTGGgatgaatttttctttaaaatggtttctatttaattttttttttgggcgttcaatctattacttataaaaaaaacttttttattattattgttatgttagtaaaaataattattttttatatttattctatgACTGAGTATCTAAAATATTGTTTTTAGATAATTCTGTATACtgtttaatatattaaaattacacTGTTATAATTGAAATgaatgaaaattatttttttatttattatactcttctatattttttttcttatcatacATACCTCATAGTGATTCAAAGTAAATAAAGTTATTTTAGCTCCTATCTTTTATGTGTATTTAGAAATAgagttaatagttaaattagCTTTTAAAAGATAAGGCATTTTTTAAATTCGTCcctgaaagatttttttaattaaattgatcttTTAAAGATTATTTCACTCACAATTTTTGTCAACGATTGATGATGTAAAATATTAACTGAAAGTATGTATGACACATAACATATTCAATTAGACGTTAACTAAATATGTTTACGaaaatctatcaatttagtCACTAGGTCATATTAGGAATAAGATTtgtataattgaaaaaaaatgataaaattaataaatttttataaatatatttggtcaatatctaattaaacatattaggtattatatatgttattaattGACATTTTACAACAttactttttgaaaaaaaaatataaatagagtgactaaaaaacaaatatgattaattcgTAATCTTTGAAAGaccaatttaatttaaaaaaatttaaaaataaatttaaaaaatatcttatctttttaaaaactaatttgactattaacccTTTAAAAATACaagaagaatactttgaaggTAGGCTGTAaccaaatataaattaaagtatCTCAATCTATTTATATATTGATATGTTACTACATGTCATGGAAtggatgaatttttttttttttttgttaatctgGATAGATATCTTGTTTTgtctaataataaaagaaatataaattatatattaacatCATATACGAATTTTATGCAGCTGTAACATACAAATGCTCCATGTTACTTTATCatgtgatgatgatgagaatcCGAATGAAAAAGCATGTATTTGTGGTGTAGTTTTGATCGAATAACGATATAGGTAGGTTCAACTTCAACGTGAATATGATTGGACTGTTTTCTTTACTtgcaaataattttaaaaaatcaattttccaaataaaaatatataaaaattaacaacatatttatatttatagtcaaattttataaaataatatcaaactagatttataatcaaaatataaataagaaaatataaaaatataataataattaaattttagtattcgtactaaaatttgattattttgctATAAAAAATCTgattattctattaaaaaatattttaattattttagtaatttattataataatgaaaatgtataaaacatgtataaatatatacaaagacctaatatatctaatttagtgactaatttctaatgtttataattttttatgcgatcttatgtattttcatgaAAAGGCCGATTCATCAAACATCAATCATCAtgctttttaaaaagaaaaaagcagtcCACAAATACTTTATTAGACGTATATAAAGGGTCGATTTAACCTCACTCAAGGATAAATTGCTGAAGACACCCTCACTTTAGACTTTACCTTATGTATTTAGGGCTTAGGactttatattaaatattaatagacCTATCTTGTGATGGACTAGGGTAGGACCCATAGGGGAGTTGAAAAAANNNNNNNNNNNNNNNNNNNNNNNNNNNNNNNNNNNNNNNNNNNNNNNNNNagtttattaaatttttaaggtgataataatattttaaagaaaaataacactaaattaaattattttattagttttatcaACCATTTTTTTAATGATGCAAAGGTAAATTTGGAAAAAGAACAACAAAATTAATCGTTGACATTCTTTCAAATGTTGATGGATAAAATGAGAAAATTTATGTagggtaaagtattaaattcgTCTTTATGTTtgagtataattttattttgatatttgaaatttaaagtgttttatttaaatttaaaaaattttatttaagtttaatATAGTTTCATCATGAAGTTAAAgttcaataattaatgaaatatttNNNNNNNNNNNNNNNNNNNNNNNNNNNNNNNNNNNNNNNNNNNNNNNNNNNNNNNNNNNNNNNNNNNNNNNNNNNNNNNNNNNNNNNNNNNNNNNNNNNNNNNNNNNNNNNNNNNNNNNNNNNNNNNNNNNNNNNNNNNNNNNNNNNNNNNNNttttttttaattttatagaaaatatttcatttaatttataaaaaaataataaataaatgtattgatgcatctACGTTAACTTTTTTGTCTCTAgaacttatatttattttttagattatcaaccTAGTTCTTGCATTACTGCTATGTAGGACATTttttcgttaattatttaactttaacTTAACGGTGGGATTACATtgaacttaaataaaattttttaaattcaaatagaatattttaaactttaaaaaccaAAACAGAATTACATAAGtgaccaatttaatactttatctatttatatattaatgatgtttaacatatttaaaaatattagagagaaaattcaattaaaaaaaacactGTGATTGTGTTAACTGTTATCGGAAGCTCTACCGCTGCGGACAGAAATGCTACTAGACTGATGcttaactttttaaatataagtgctttttttttagataagaacaaatattatttatttattaaataataaaaaattataaaaaattgaattttatttatccAAANNNNNNNNNNNNNNNNNNNNNNNNNNNNNNNNNNNNNNNNNNNNNNNNNNNNNNNNNNNNNNNNNNNNNNNNNNNNNNNNNNNNNNNNNNNNNNNNNNNNNNNNNNNNNNNNNNNNNNNNNNNNNNNNNNNNNNNNNNNNNNNNNNNNNNNNNNNNNNNNNNNNNNNNNNNNNNNNNNNNNNNGATTCACCTTAACCTAAGCTTAATAAAAGTTCTTTATTTGTTAGATAAACAGCAAAGAAAGTAACCTATTTTTAGATACTATGTTTTgatactatatatttttttagatttttatttttgttaatttttttatcaataagaattttaaaagttttagctaaaattttttttatatcatattataataatatttttcttagaaACTCAAACTCATAAAAAACGCACTTAACATATCTTTTAAAgctgttttttaaatttttgctattttttatatatatattatggaaaaagcaatttttcttcaatatcagTTGATTACAACAAAATActactaaataattaaaaaaaataaaataacataataaaaaataaataattaattgtaaTCAAAcgagaaataaaatatattataatctCTAGAGACAGTCAATTTTCTTGAATTTTGTAGTTAAATCAACATTTTTTGGAGAATTGTAAAATTGATCCCAAGTTATATTCTGTtggattaaaattttgtaaagtgagagttaataaaatagtaagACATGTATTTGATGAAAGTTACAAAATCAATAATgatctaattaataatttattttactattttttaaattttttattttagagaatctaaatttattatgatttaaCAAGTAACAGAATTTAAAAGAAAacgtaaatttttattttttagaaataataaatattaccCAGCCCatttgaaaaaaatgttttttttttaaatttaaatagtaaaaatttaGTACTTCCAGCAATACGTGAAAgccaaaaattataaaaaaatatttggacaTATAATTACAACttaattttatcaattaagGTGGGTgaagaaaattgatttttgattttCAATTAACACACTTTTTGTATGAGGGTATTGTAAaatgggttttttttttaaataagtccCATTTTGCAGTAAAAGGTAGATAAATGAGAGAGTTTTGACTGCCCTAAAAATCCAATGTGGTAATGCAAAATGTGTTGGGAACTCTCAATGCAAACTCTTTTTTGTTGCAAAATTTCCACTGATTTTGCAATACCACCATGTGGTTTTATTCACACAAATCATGCCTCACTTTGCAACCCCACTTTGGAATTAGTTTGGATACCAAAACCAAAATTCATTTGGTAATATCTCATTGGGGttttaaagtaattaaattcTCTCTCATTTTTCCAAACCCTATTCTGAAATGTGATTTATTTTGCATAAGAAAGTTCAACCCATTTCACAATACCCCCATACGAAATGTGTGTtaaattgttgattgaaaaccAAAACTCAGGTCTCTACACCCTCATACAAAATGCACATTAAACCATGCACATATTAGAACAtctctaattctatttttaattccaTATAATATTACATAAGTATTTGTGACTATAcgtcataaaaattaatttaaaatttaatataaaattcgtcattctaatatttaatttcatttcaatttaaTAACATTACATAATAAGGTTATAATATTcatttaatgaatttaataaatatacaaataatagtattttattagtctttattcAAGATGATACAGTATCTCATTATTAATATCAGTATCATTTCAAATATtgtatttaatacaaattttaattttaaaatacccAAAAAATATCTTATTGAAAATTGCTCTTAAAATATTGCAAAATGGTCCCAGTTGTATATTCAAAACAACTTCTCtcatattttgtgtatttttgcaaataatgaattatttatttatttaaataaaaagattttttttaaattaatgataatgttttaatattttttagtaatatgattaatttagtcaaaattatttaattgcATATATTcgtttataaaagataaaatttttataaatttaaataaaaaaaacaataatatattaattttagcaaattttatagaaatattatgttttaattttttaaatgaaattcctTAGAACATATTTAATTGCATATactctttatgtttatttgttattttagctaaacatatatttattttaaaaatgttaaaataagaaatcatctaaaaaattattgaatattctattattaatataaaaagagtagtaaaatagttttaaatatatttacacACTaacattatataaaatttacatcaaatttattaattaatgtaataatttaataatcactatatatagaaaaacaagaaaaagagagacttttgttttctttataaaaGTAATATCAGagaatcaatatttttaatatcagttacttttttaagataattttatttattgagaaACAAAAAATCGGTTGCTATACAGGATACAGCCTGtactttctattttttcaaaaaaaaaaaagccaaataaaatagtagaaactaaaaagagaaactttttttttccttttcttacatTTATTTTCAATACAGAATATTTTCTACCTAGTCAACGGTCAAACCTCACAATTCACTACCACACTACGAGTGTGGTTTTCGGCTTTTCGCTTTCACTTGTCACTCTTCTTCTGTAATCTGTACTTCATCTTTCAatattcttcaaaaaaaaaaaaaaacacgtaAAGATTACCGAGTTTCTTCAATCTGCAACTCTCTGTTGAAAATTAGGGTTCAGGTTAGCTACATGTACCAACTTTTTAAAGTgcttctttttgtttctttgtacTAACATGGTTGCTGCTAACACCTTTTCCCTTATATTCTTTTCTGTTTTCAAGTTTCTCATCTTCATCCTTATATCATAtgataatcataaaataatctGAACTGTTTTATATAAAAAGTAATGTAATCACTAATTTGTCTTTGAGCTAAAGTAAGTGGTATCCTGTAACCATGAAACAATGTTATAGAGATttgaaaggggaaaaaataaTTTGCTAGAAAAATTCATCTTACCCCCATAACCTGTTTGTTAAAATGTCAGTCATACTGGTCTCTATTTTGTGATCACTTTCACTTTCTTTTGTGTGAGAAAAGActttttggttttcttttctatttttaattgatatggGGAAGATGGGTTCTTGGTAGTGTTTGAAAACTGTAAAGTCAAGACaaagaataaagaagaaagaaagtgtGAATTTTTTGTCTAGAGAAGTACAAATGGATAgcaagaagaggagaaggacATTGGAGAAGAATAAGGACCTTGCAACTGCTAATGAAGAAAGTTCAATGGATTCTTACAGCGCCCTTTTAAGACACATGGAGGAACCATCTAGTTCAAAGAGTGGTAATAGAAAAAAAGGACTGGAGCCACTCTGCGAAGATGTATACATTAGTGTGAAGAGTCCATTCGATTGTCTTGCAGCAGAGGAAGATGACACTTCTACTGAAGAAGATTACAGGTATTGGTTGGATTATATTTTCGTTCCTCAGGAAGACGAGGAGGATGATGGTGTTTTCGTTCCTCGGGAAGACGAGGAGGATGATGGTGATAGCTTATTGGTTAATGTGGCTGAGGAACCCCTGATTGGAGGTGTGGCTGAAGATCCCCAGATTGGAGATGTGGCTGAAGATCCCCAgtacaaattatttttggataatgtGAAGGCTCGTGGAACATGCTATGTGATTGAGATCCCTGAGCAAAATATTTGTATAGAATACCCTGATGTGGCTCTTACTGTGGCTTCTGAGGCACAAAATAATGTTGGTAACTATACTGGGAAGCGCAGGGGTAGGAAACcaaaaaatttgacacaaataatTGAGGATTCTCATGTCGTGTCTGCAAAGGTACAAAATAATATTGGTGACTATAGTGGGAAGCGCAGGGGTAGGAAACCAAAAAATTTGAGACAAATAATTGAGGATTCTCATGTTGTGTCTGCAAAGGTACAAAATAATGTTGGTAATTATAGTGGGAAGCGCAGGGGTAGGAAACCAAAAAATTTGAGACAAATAATTGAGGATTCTCATGTTGTGTCTCCAAAGGCACAAAATAATGCGGGTGACTATAGCGAGAAGCGCAGGGGTAGGAAACCAAAATATTTAGGACAAATGGTTAAGGATGCTCATGATGCATCCCCAAAGGCACAAAATCATGTGGGTGAGTGCAAGGGCAGGGGTAGGGGTAGGAAACCAAAAGATTCAGGACTAGTCGTGGTTAAGGATTTTCATGGTGTGTCTCAAAAAGCACAAAATCATGTTGGTAACCGCAGGGGTAGGAAACCAAATGGTTTGGGAAAACATGCTGTCAAGGATTCCAATGGCGATGGCAATGCCAATGTTGTGGAGGTTTCTAGGGCACAAAACAATGATGGTAAATATAGCGGTAAGCGCAGGGGTAGGAAACCAAAAGAATTGAGAAATGATGCAGTTAAGGACTCTAATGGCAGCTGCAATGGCGGGGCTTCAGAGGCAAAGAAGAATGATGGTAATGACAAGGGTACGCTCAAAGGTGAGACACCACAAAAGAATGATCACATAGCAAAGGGTGATCACATTTACCCTCCGTCTGGCATAGAAATAAAGGTAAAGGAGGAGATTGAAGAGGATGATGACGATGCACTCTGCAAAAGAAGGCGAAAGGTTCCAAGTGTAtgtatctataattttatatatgaatttaccCTTTACTTTGCATTTGATATTATGCCTTTATGTGTTGCTTTGCAGTTGAATTTGGAACATTATTGGCATGATGATAAAGCCAATGCAACGAAATACACAAAGTACAGAGAAAAACTCAT belongs to Arachis duranensis cultivar V14167 chromosome 8, aradu.V14167.gnm2.J7QH, whole genome shotgun sequence and includes:
- the LOC107463309 gene encoding uncharacterized protein LOC107463309, with the translated sequence MDSKKRRRTLEKNKDLATANEESSMDSYSALLRHMEEPSSSKSGNRKKGLEPLCEDVYISVKSPFDCLAAEEDDTSTEEDYRYWLDYIFVPQEDEEDDGVFVPREDEEDDGDSLLVNVAEEPLIGGVAEDPQIGDVAEDPQYKLFLDNVKARGTCYVIEIPEQNICIEYPDVALTVASEAQNNVGNYTGKRRGRKPKNLTQIIEDSHVVSAKVQNNIGDYSGKRRGRKPKNLRQIIEDSHVVSAKVQNNVGNYSGKRRGRKPKNLRQIIEDSHVVSPKAQNNAGDYSEKRRGRKPKYLGQMVKDAHDASPKAQNHVGECKGRGRGRKPKDSGLVVVKDFHGVSQKAQNHVGNRRGRKPNGLGKHAVKDSNGDGNANVVEVSRAQNNDGKYSGKRRGRKPKELRNDAVKDSNGSCNGGASEAKKNDGNDKGTLKGETPQKNDHIAKGDHIYPPSGIEIKVKEEIEEDDDDALCKRRRKVPSLNLEHYWHDDKANATKYTKYREKLMQELEKPYCEEEYKKLFKYMKHRKLVEYHKEHRSGPRTCKRNYLGKSLLNHHVDLNKKLKSVSGDYPKRLTLLRGFVFWLTHCADDEAFKPWIYPEYCKPAPKM